From the Lathyrus oleraceus cultivar Zhongwan6 chromosome 4, CAAS_Psat_ZW6_1.0, whole genome shotgun sequence genome, one window contains:
- the LOC127074675 gene encoding uncharacterized protein LOC127074675, producing MGSKAPSWSDQWGNGGLGSDEYEDDVMVKKNNKSNGSGKMADAKAMASVSMGKAKTVAIVGADKAKSAAVVGAQKVKSGTSAGFKWIKNQCQKKK from the coding sequence ATGGGTAGCAAGGCACCAAGTTGGTCTGACCAATGGGGAAATGGTGGGCTTGGCAGCGACGAGTATGAGGACGATGTGATGGTGAAGAAGAATAATAAGAGCAACGGAAGTGGCAAGATGGCAGATGCAAAAGCTATGGCGTCGGTTAGTATGGGCAAAGCGAAAACAGTTGCAATCGTCGGTGCTGACAAAGCTAAGTCAGCTGCTGTGGTAGGTGCTCAGAAGGTGAAGAGTGGAACCTCTGCCGGATTCAAATGGATCAAGAATCAGTGTCAGAAAAAGAAGTAA